A single Ignavibacteriales bacterium DNA region contains:
- a CDS encoding endonuclease, with translation MKKTILLLLLCGIFFTAGAQSTKQDTLSIAFWNLENLFDTKDDPKINDQEFLPESERKWDNDKFNKKLLNQSAVIRSMNFGRGPDLLGVCEVENAYVLRKLSDEKLADLQYQFVHFDSPDERGIDVALLFRGSKFKVLDKETFPVLLPDGYKTRDILMVILEVKKNPTEKIAILVNHWPSRRQGQAESEINRVTAAATASLAIAKMKENGMATQFIIMGDFNDEPLNTSIISTLGAKPVTCDSLPALTTEAAKTELLNFSYEPKSRGEGSYKYRDDWNMLDQIIISRGLVLGENFQYVCGSFEVVKPYFLVQKDGRYAGTALPTFGGRNYLGGYSDHFPVMLKITSKIR, from the coding sequence ATGAAAAAAACAATATTGCTCCTCCTGTTATGCGGTATTTTCTTTACAGCGGGGGCACAGTCCACAAAACAAGATACTCTTTCCATAGCTTTTTGGAATCTGGAAAATCTTTTTGACACAAAAGATGATCCCAAAATAAATGATCAGGAATTTCTTCCGGAATCTGAAAGGAAATGGGATAATGATAAATTCAATAAAAAACTTTTAAACCAGTCTGCGGTTATAAGGTCAATGAATTTCGGCAGGGGACCTGATTTGCTCGGGGTTTGTGAAGTGGAAAATGCGTATGTCCTAAGAAAACTTTCTGATGAAAAACTGGCTGATCTTCAGTATCAGTTCGTACACTTTGATTCTCCGGATGAAAGGGGAATTGATGTAGCACTATTATTCCGCGGTTCGAAATTCAAGGTTCTTGATAAGGAGACATTTCCTGTTTTACTGCCTGATGGATACAAGACCAGGGATATCCTGATGGTAATTCTGGAAGTTAAAAAAAATCCCACTGAAAAAATTGCGATACTGGTAAATCACTGGCCATCCAGAAGACAAGGGCAGGCAGAGTCTGAGATCAACCGGGTAACCGCCGCGGCCACCGCCTCGCTTGCAATTGCGAAAATGAAGGAAAACGGCATGGCCACCCAGTTTATCATTATGGGCGACTTCAATGATGAACCTTTGAACACCTCCATTATAAGCACCCTGGGAGCAAAACCTGTAACATGCGATTCGCTGCCAGCATTAACAACTGAAGCAGCAAAAACAGAACTTCTTAACTTTTCCTATGAGCCTAAAAGCCGGGGGGAAGGCAGTTATAAATACCGTGATGACTGGAATATGCTGGATCAGATAATTATTTCCCGCGGACTGGTATTGGGAGAAAACTTCCAGTATGTCTGCGGTTCATTTGAGGTGGTGAAACCTTATTTTTTAGTTCAGAAAGACGGCAGATATGCCGGTACAGCGCTCCCGACATTTGGAGGCAGGAACTACCTCGGAGGATATAGTGACCATTTCCCGGTAATGTTGAAAATAACTTCAAAGATCAGATGA
- a CDS encoding SDR family NAD(P)-dependent oxidoreductase, whose amino-acid sequence MRKILIFAGHEGALGRGIHTVLSGKDYDEIILLSSRNSAKNSVRRERPDLADGEVVSRLFAGIKSSSDTHFFLFSAIGGFSGGKAIWETGTDSALEMMNKNFVTSYNLLAAFTRLVKESAGGSVIFVSAWSGGHPDINRAAYASSKAALNHLIKSAALEGKEINLSVCGIAPYLIDTPANREWMPEERWGTMQKPEEVGELVHQIFRFSHILSGNIIELGERLQLLNFHKAGE is encoded by the coding sequence ATGAGAAAAATTCTGATTTTCGCAGGGCATGAAGGTGCTTTGGGCAGGGGAATTCACACCGTCTTATCTGGCAAGGATTATGATGAGATCATTCTCCTATCCTCACGTAATTCAGCTAAAAATTCTGTCAGGAGAGAACGGCCTGACCTTGCTGATGGTGAAGTTGTGAGTCGACTGTTTGCCGGGATTAAATCTTCCTCTGATACTCATTTTTTCTTATTTAGCGCGATCGGGGGTTTCTCAGGCGGAAAGGCAATCTGGGAGACCGGCACCGATTCAGCCCTTGAGATGATGAACAAAAATTTTGTAACCTCCTATAATCTTTTGGCAGCATTCACGCGGCTTGTAAAAGAGTCTGCAGGCGGTTCGGTCATTTTTGTTTCAGCCTGGTCCGGAGGGCATCCTGATATTAACCGGGCGGCATATGCCTCATCGAAGGCGGCCCTGAATCATCTGATTAAATCTGCTGCTCTTGAAGGCAAAGAAATCAATTTAAGTGTCTGCGGAATTGCGCCATATCTGATTGATACTCCTGCTAATCGGGAATGGATGCCTGAGGAAAGATGGGGAACAATGCAAAAACCTGAGGAGGTTGGAGAATTGGTTCATCAGATATTCAGGTTTTCCCATATACTCTCGGGCAATATCATCGAAT